GAAGATGGGGGCGCCCCCGTCCTTCAATGTTTGATAAAGCTCCTCCAGCCCAACCCCGACCGGGAGCGGGGGGCCGTTTCAACCGCGTCCCACCCCCCACCCTCTTCCCCGCCCCCTCCCGTAGCATGGCCGCATGAGTTACCACCCCTACGACCCGCGCATGGCCTTTGACGCGCACCGCAAGCTGACCGACGGCGACGTGCAGGACCTCAAGCCCCGGGGCTGGTGGGGCGACGACGGCAAGCTCTACCGCGATTTCACCTTCGACACGTACCAGGCGGGGGTGGACTTCGTGGTGAGGGTGGCCGCGCTGGCGGAGGAACAGGGGCACCACCCCGATATCCGGCTCTCCTACCGCCGCGTGCGGGTCAACTACTTCACCTACGACGCGGGCGGCGTGACGGGCCTCGACATCGCGGGGGCACACGCGGTCGACCGGCTGGCGGAGGCGGGCCAGCCTTGAAGCTCCAGATTCCCGACGCGGACGTGTTGTGGGACTCGCTCCCGCCCGCCCGCCGCCATGAGATGGAGGTCACGGTGGGCTCCGGCGACCTCGACGACCTGAACCACGTCAACAACACGGTCTACCTCGCGTGGTGCGAGGGGGTGGCCCGCGCGCACGCCCTGCGGCTGGGCATGGGCACGGACGCCCTGATCGCCCTCGGGGCCGTGCCCGTCGCCCGGCAGCACACCATCGTCTACCACCGTCCGGCGTACCTGGGGGACCGGGTGCGCGTCCGCACGGCGCTCACCGTGACGGGGGGCGTGCGGAGCGTGCGGGCGTACACCCTCGACCGCCTCGGCGAGGACGGGCAGGAAGTCCGCCTCGCCGAGTGCGAGACCGAGTGGGTGTGGGTGGACCCGGGCAGCGGGCGCCCCAAGCGGACCCCTCAGGAGGTCGTGCGGGCCTTCGGGTTCTAGGGCGTGTGCTGACTATCGGCCTGAAGCTTGCCGATGGTCAGGGGAGCCGAACCTTCTTCAAGACAGTTGTAGTCTTCCAGGTGCCAGTGAGCCCAATCGGAAACACCTTCTACCGTGAGGCCGAGGAGCAAGCGGGCCAATGACCTCAATCCAGCATCGTTAGCCCGCAAGTACACGCTACCTTCCTCGACACGAACTGAGATTTCAAAACCTTCCTCCCATTCAGCCCTGAGACCGTCTTGGAGAGTGTAGTCAGGTATGTCGAGGATGAGCTTTGGCATGACATCAAAGGATGGCGTACTTTGGGTGCGGCTGACCAGTTTTCTCTTACCCGCCGACTGGCGGGGCCTCGGGCAGGCTGCCCGCCGGGAACAGCACCGCGCGGGCCGGGGCGCCGTCCACCCGGGCCAGCGGGAGGGGCAGGCACATCAGGTCGTACTCGCCGTCAGGGACGTGACTGAGGTTCAGGCCCTCCAAGATCAGGAGGCCGGTCTCGCGGCAGGCGGCGTGGGCGTCCAGCGTCTTGCTCGTCAGGGGGTCCACGCTGGGGCTGTCGGTGCCGATGAGCTGCACGCCCCGGCGGGACAGCTCGCGGATCAGGGCCGGGTCGATGGCGGCGAACTCCCCCGGGAAGGTCTCCCAGTGGGCGGGCTGGCCGGTGTGCAGCAGCAGCCGGGGCGGGAGGCCCTGCGGCAGGCCCTCCAGCACCTCCGGGCCGACCAGGGGACCCCGCGCCGTGACGACGAGGCAGCGGCCCACGTACGGCTCCAGACCGAGTTCCTCCAGCCGCAGGCCCGCGTCGTCGTAGTGCCAGGGGGCGTCGACGTGGGTGCCGGTGTGGGTGCTCGCGTGGAGCTGGGACGTGTTCACGCTGTCTCCCCGGGCGATCTGCGCCATCGGCTCGACCACGAAGGGGGGATCGCCCGGCCAGGTGGGGTGCCCGCTGACGAGCTGCCTGGAGATATCGATCATGGGGGGAAGGATAGAGCGGTCAGCTCTCAGCGATCAGCTTTCAGCAAGAAAGCCGGAAGCCCGGGCGAAAGCTCCTCCTGCTGAAAGCTGACGGCTGACCGCTTCCCTCACGTCCCCGGCGTGCTTCCCGGAAACACGGCCACGCGGCCCACCATGTAGGCGCACCCGTACAGGAAGAGGGTGACGACGGGCAGGAAGCGCAGGCCCCGGCGGTGCTCGACGAGGCGGCCCCTCACGAGGACCTCGATCACGTAGAGGCTGAGCAGCACGAAGGCCGTGTACATCCAGTGTTCCGGGTCGCGGGAGGGGTCGTAGGGCAGGCCGTACTTCGTCAGGCCGCCGCCCACGTTCACGGCGCTCGGCACCTTGGCGCCGCCCACGGCGAGGATCACGCCCGTCACGGCGGGCAGCAGCGTCAACACCCACACCACCCGCAGCGCCACCAGAAAGCCCGTCCGCACCGTGCCCTTCAGGGCCGGGCCCAGGCTCCAGAGGAAGAGGACCAGCGTGCCCAGCGCGAGGGGCGTGGGAAAGAGCAGCGCGAGCGAGCTGCCGAACTGAACGTTGTGAATCAGCCGCAGGAGGTCCATGCGCCCCAGCGTAACGCGCCCCTCACCCCTCCCCCGGCAGGTCGAGATGCGCCTCGGGGGGCAGGTGGGTGCCGGGCCGCAGGGAGGTTCCGTCCGTGGCCCGGCGCACGGTGAGCGACGCGGGCACGTCGGCGAGCAGGATGTGCCCGCCGCTGCGGGTGAGCTTCAGCCCCGCCAGGACCGGCGCCCCGAACGCCTCCCCGAGGTCGGTGACGCCGGGGGGCAGGGTGAGGGCGTGGTCCCCGTACGGCCCGACGACGTGCAGGGCCACCCCCTCCGCGCGCAGCCGCAGCGGCAGCCCCAGCCCCACCAGCGTGCCCAGCGGCGGCCACGGCGAGCGGGCGGGCCGCGCCACCGCCACGCCGAGCAGGGTGCCGGGGCGGATCACGTCGCCGCCCTCCAGCAGCCGCGCCCCCTGGCTGACCTCCAGGTCGGCGGGCACGCGCAGCACCCGCAGGCCGCCCTGCGCCTGTTCGAGCCGCAGCCCGCTGAGGTGCGGCACCCGCCCCACCTGCCCGAGGTCGAAGGGGCCGCCGAGCGGGGTGGACACCGCCGTCACCAACCCGTTCGCGCCGACGAGGGCGAGCGTGCGGTCCTCGCGGTACTGGAGGCCCTCGACGGTCGGCGGGGGTGGGGCGGGGCTGGGGCGCGCGGCGGCCGGGAGTGGAGGGCGCGGGCGGGCGCGTGATCGGCGGCGCCGGGCGAGCAGGAGGAGCCCGCCCAGCGCGATCAGCCCGAGCAGGACCGCGAGGAGCCAGGGGAGGAGGCGACCCCGACCCTCGGGACCGGAGCTGTTCGGGGACACCGGGGGCGTGGGCCGCGGAAGAACCGCCACCCCACCCCCGGCCGCCGTCACGCCCGCCAGGGGAACGCTGCGCCCGCCCGCGAGGGTCAGGACCGGCGTCACCGCACGCCCCGGCTCCAGCCCCGCGTTCGTCAGCCGCACGCCGAATTCGCGCCCGCCCGGCAGGCGCACGACCTCACCGCCCAGGCCGGGCGTGGGGCGCAGGGTCGCGGTGGTGGCCTCTTCCAGCCGGTAACGCAGCGTGACCGTCTCGCCGGGCGCGAGCGTGCGGTCGGCCCCGGGGTTGAGCCAGGTCAGGCTGGGGGCCGGGGCGACGTTCAGGCGCAACAGGACGCGCCGCACCTGCCCCCCGGCAGTCTGCGCGCAGAGCAGGGCGGGCGTGCCGGGAGGAACGCGGCCTTCGACCCTCAACTGCACCTGCCCATCCGTGACCTGGGTGCCCGAGAGCCTCACCCGGTCCCCGGCCCCGCCCGCCGCGAGGGTGAGGGCCGCGCCCTCGGGCAAGGGGACGGGAACCTGCCCCGGGTCGCGGACGGTGAGGACGCCCCCTCCCAGGCGGCCCAGGTCCGGCACCTGGCCGACGGGCACCGTCAGGCCGTCCCCGTAGCCGCTCGCCCCCAGCGCGGCGCGGGCGGCGGCGGGGATGTCGGTGCCCAGCGCCACGTAATGCAGCGTGTCGAGGGGGCCGCGTCCCCGGAAGGCGGCGAGGGCGTGGGCGGGGCTGGCGCGGTCGTCCGGGTCGTTGTCGATGCCGTCGGTGAGGATGAAGACGGTCGTCGCGTACCGCTCGCGGGTGCTCAACGGCGCCAGCGCCCGCGCCACGCTGCGGTAGAGGTAGGTGTTGCGCCCGTCCGCCCGCAGCGCGGCGAGGTCGGCGTTCCAGCGCGCGGCGTCCCCCGGCAGCGCGTAGCTCTGCACCCGCCTCGGCCCGGTGTCGAAGGTCACGAGTTCGACCTGATCGGGCCCCGCCCCGCGCACGTAGTCCCTCACCGCCGCCTTCACCCGCCCGAAGATGTCCGCCTTCCCGTCCCCGATCCCGCGCATGCTGCCGCTCGTGTCGAGGATGAACACGGCGCGGGTCTGGGTGGGCAGCGGCCCGGCGGGAAGGGCGCAGGCGGAGGGCGCGGGCTGCGCGTGGGCGAGGCTGCCCGCGAGCAGGATCATGAGGGCGGAAACGCGGCGCATCGGGTGCCCATTGTGCCCCGAGCGACCCGGAACGCCAAACCCCGGCGGCCCCTCCTCCCCCGCCCGGAAATTTTTCCCGCGCTGGACGCCCTCCAGCCCGACCGCCCCGATCCCTATTCGGGCCACCGGATTACGCCATTTACGTAAAATATTTGACCCATTTCAACCCAGCAGGTATACTGTCAGGACCTTCGGGGGCGCACCTGGCGCCCGTTTTTTCCGAATCGAACCTTGATCGCCGCGCCCTCACCCGGGGCGCTGCCAGGAGGACCATGACGCAGACCCACGATTACGACGCCAGCTCCATCTCGATCCTCAAGGGCCTGGAGGCCGTGCGCAAGCGGCCCGGCATGTACGTGCAGGGCGGGACCGGCGTGGACGGCTACCACCAGCTCCTCACCGAGATCATCGACAACGCCATCGACGAGGGCCTGGGGGGCTTTGCCGACGAGGTGCACGTCATCATGCACGCCGACGGCTCGGCCACCGTCACCGACAACGGGCGCGGCATTCCCGTGGACCTCATGAAGTCCGAGGGCCGTCCCGCCATCGAGGTGATCTTCACCGAGCTGCACGCGGGCGGCAAGTTCGGCGGCGGCGCGTACAAGGTGTCGGGCGGCCTGCACGGGGTGGGGTCGAGCGTGGTGAACGCGCTGTCCACCTACCTCGACGTGACCGTGAACAAGGGCGGCGAGCTTCACCACATCCGCTTCGAGCGCGGTGCGGTCGCGGTGCCGCTGGAGGTGCTCGGCAAGACGCCGGGGAACGTGCAGTGGGCCACCCAGGTCACCTTCCACCCCGACCCCGGCGTCTTCCACGAGTTCGAGAACCAGTTCGACTACGACCGCATCCGCCGCCGCCTGCGCGAGCTGGCGTACCTGACGGGCCTGAAGATCGTCATCCGCGACGAGCGCACGGAGCTGCATGCGGGCGACATCAAGGAAGAGACCTTCCATGAAAAGGGCGGCATCGCCAACTTCGCCCGCGCGCTCGTAATCGACGACGGCAAGCTGCTGTACGACCAGCCCATCGTGATGAGGGGCACCCACAGCGACGTGGAGGTCGAGGTCGCGTTCATCCACGCGAACACGTACTCCAGCGACAACATCCTGACGTACGCGAACATGATCCGCACCCGCGACGGCGGCACGCCGCTGACGGGCTTCAAGACCGCGTACACCCGCATCCTGAACAAGTACGCCAGGGACAAGAACCTGATCAAGGCGGGGAACCCGGTGCCCGGCGGCGACGACCTGCTCGAAGGGATTTACTGCGTGGTGTCGGTCAAGCTGGGCGACCCGCAGTTCGAGTCGCAGGCGAAGGTCAAGCTGCTGAACTCGGAAGCCCAGACCGCCGTGAACGCCGTCGTGGGCGAGAAGTTCGCGGAGTTCCTGGAGGAGAACCCCAGGGTCGGGCGCACCATCGTGGAAAAGGCCGCCGAGGCCGCCCGCGCCCGCGAGGCCGCGCGCAAGGCCCGCGACATCGTGCGGCGGAGCAACCCCCTGGAGAACGACGACCTGCCCGGCAAGCTGGCGGACTGCTCCAGCCAGGACCCCTCCGAGAGCGAACTCTTCATCGTGGAGGGGAACTCGGCGGGCGGCTCGGCGAAGGGCGGGCGGGAGCGGCGCTTCCAGGCGATCTTGCCCCTGCGCGGCAAGATTCTCAACGTCGAGAAGGCCGAGCTGAACAAGATCCTCAAGAACGCAGAGATTCGCTCCCTGATCGGCGCCATCGGCGCGGGCGTGGAGGGCACGGGCGACAACGTTCACTTCGACCTGTCCAACCTGCGCTACCACAAGATCATCATCATGACCGACGCCGACATGGACGGCGGGCACATCACGACGCTGCTTTTGACCTTCTTCTTCCGCTACATGCGCCCGGTCGTGGAGCAGGGGCACCTATACATCGCGCAGCCGCCGCTGTACCGCATCACGGTGGGCGCGCAGACGAAGAACAACAAGGGCACCTACCTCTACACCGAGGAGGAGCTGAAGGCGCACGTCGCCCGCGCGACCAAGGAAGGCAAGAAGTACGAGATTCAGCGTTTCAAGGGCCTGGGCGAGATGAACGCCGAGCAGCTCTGGGAGACGACGATGAATCCCGAGGTCCGCGTCCTCAAGCGCGTCAGCATCGAGGACCTGATGGACACCAACCGCATCTTCGAGGACCTGATGGGGACCGACGTGACGCCCCGCAAGGACTTCATCCGGGAGAACGCGCGGTTCGCGGAGATCAGCGTCTAAGGGAAGCAGGACCAGGAAAGACCCGCCCTCACACCCGGGCGGGTCTTTCCTGTTGAATCAGCGCCGCCCGACCGCCCACTCGATGAACGAGGCCAGGTCCACCGACTGCCGCTCCAGACTGGGCAGGTGGACGTACATCATGTGACCCGCCTCGTAGAACGTCTCACGGATGTTCTCCCGCAGGGCCGGGGCGAGGCCCAGATGGTCGAGCGTATGGCGGGTGGCGTGGTACGGCGTGGCGAAGTCGTAGTAGCCCGACGTGACGAGGATTTTGAGGTGCGGGTTCTGATGCATGGCCTTGCGCAGGGTGTCGGAGACGCGCACGTGCGTGTTCTCGAACTCCTTGAAGCTCCAGGGACGCACTCGCCCCGATATGATCTCGTAGGGCAGATCGGACTCGAAGCCGAGTTCGACGCGGACGTAGTGGTTCATGGCCGCGGTGTAGGGGCCGAGGATGGCGCTCAGGCTCGGGTCGTACTCGGGCCCTTCGCCGCCCGCGTCCCGGTCGATGCCAGTAAAGCGGCTGTCCAGTCGCCCCACCGTGCGGTTCTGATCGCGCAGCAGCTCCTTGCAGAAGCGGTCGAGGGTCACCCGCAAGTCGTTTCGCAGCACGAAGTCCACGCTCAGGCCGGTCAGCTCGGCGTACCGCTCGGCCACCCGCCGCCTTTCCTCGGCGCCCAGGCGGGACCCGGCGTGGAGGGCGCGGGCGTACTCGCCGTCCGCGAACGCCTCGGCCTCGCGCAGCACCTCGGGCAGGGTGCGCCGAGCCGTGAGCCTGCCGTGATACCAGGCGGTCGCGGCGGCGGTCGGCAGATGCACGAGGTAGGGCAGGTCGTGGCCCGGCGTGAAGTCCACCGTGGAGAAGTCCAGGATGGAGCTGACCAGCAAGATGCCGTTCAGGTACAGGCCGTGGCGCTCCTGGAGGTACCCGCTGAGGCCCGCCGCGCGGGTGGTGCCGTAACTCTCCCCGATCAGGAACTTGGGGCTGAGCCAGCGCCCCGCCCGGCTGGTCCAGAGGCGAATGAAGTCACCCACCGACTCGATGTCCTTTTGAAAGCCGTGAAAGTCGCCCGGCTTCTCGCCCTCCGTCACGCGGGAATACCCGGTACTGACCGGATCGATGAACACCAGGTCCGAGTGGGTCAGCAGCGTGAACTCGTTGTCTACGAGGTCGTAGGGAGGCCCGGTCAGCGCTCCGGCGTCACCCATCACCACCCGGCGTGGGCCGAGCACGCCCAGGTGCAGCCACACGGAACTGCTGCCCGGCCCACCGTTGAAGCTGAAGGTGACGGACCGCCCACGCGGGTCCGGCTGACCGTCCAGCGCGTAAGCCGTAAAAAAGACCCGGGCGCGGGGCTTCGACCCCTCGGACTCGCCCTCCTTGGCGTGCTTCTCCTCGGCCAGGACCAGCGTGCCCGCTGTGACGGTGTAGTGGAGTTCGCGGCCATTCACGGTGACGCGGTGGTGGGTGACACGAACCTCGTCCTGAGACCGCTCCTCGTCCGGGCGGCCCTTCTCGCCCACCTGGACCTTGACCTTCACCTCGGCGTCCTGCTCCGCCGTCTGCCTCTCCTGGTCTTCGCTCATGGGTAGGTCAGTTTTACCGCGCCCGGAGAGGGAATGGGCGGGCCTCAGGTTTAGAAAGGCGCTTCTCCTCGACAAAGTGCATCAATCGCCGTGCACACGCCCTCAAACTGCCCCAACACTTCCGCATTCCTGAAGCGCGCAACCTGGATGCCCGCCGCCGCGAGCTGCCATGTCCGCTCGGCGTCGTACTCCACCGCCGCCGAACCGTCGTGGCTGTGCCCATCCAGTTCGATGCACAGCCTCAGGGAGGGGCGAGTAGAAATCTAGGATGTAGCCGTGAAGCGGGACCTGACGCCGGAACTTGACCGGATAGGGCGGCGCTCAGAAAGCTTGTCACCCTCAGCCCTTCGCTGCGCTCAAGGGTAACTTCCGCGAAGGGTTCCTCAGTCTTGGGATGTTTCTCCGCTCAGCATGACAACCCTTCTGCGCTCCGCCGTAGGTGCGGAGGAACTCGAACCAGAGTTTGCGCGCGGCGGGGGTCTGGCTGTTGCGGAGTCCTCTTGCGTGGGGGGCCAGGCGCTGGGTGTAGGCGTGACGCATGGCGAGAGCTTAGGCGGGGAGACCCCTCAGTCGGCTGCGTCGACAACTCCCCTCAAAGGGGAGCCTTTTGGGGCGCACGACACTGGAGGAACGAAACCCACGACAGCCTCCCTTCTAAGGGGAGGTGGCGCGAAGCGCCGGAGGGGTTACTGGGCAAAAGCTTCCGCCTCACCCGAAGTACCCCAGCACCTCGATCAACACCCGCGCGTAGTCGTCCGGCCTCAGCCCCCGCCTCTCCAACTTCACGCCGGGCGGGAAGGTTGTCACTTCCGTCTTGTGCGGGAAGCGTTTCAGGCCGGGGGCGTCGTAATCCAGGCCCTTGTAGGCGAAGGCGACCTGGATATGGGTCATCGTCTCGCCGATGCTCAGCACCCGCTTGGCGAGGGCGGTCAGGCGCAGCTTGGCGAGGTCGATGAAGTTCTGGACCTCGGGGGTCGGCGGGCCGTACTTCTTGCGCAGGTCGCGCTCGACCCGGCTGACCGCCTGGAGCGTCCGCGCCTCCGACAGCCGCCCGTAGGTGGCGATGCGCTCCTCCTCGTTGCCGTCGAAATACTCGGGCGTGAGGCGGGCGTTGATAGGGAGGTCGATGGACACGCTCGCGGGCGTCTCCAGCTTCTCCCCCTTCAGGCGGGCGACGGCCTGGGCCAGCAGTTCGGTGTACACGTCGATGGAGACGGCTTGGACGTGCCCGTGCTGCTCTTCCCCCAGGATGTTGCCCACCCCGCGAATCTCCATGTCCTTCTCGGCGAGGAGGTGTCCGCTTCCCAGGTCTTGCAGGTCGGCGATGGCCCACAGGCGGCGCTGGGCGTTTTCCGTCATGCGCGGCGGGTAGAACAGATAGGCGTAGGCGGTCTGCTGCCGCCGTCCCACCCGCCCGCGAAGCTGGTAGAGCTGCGCCAATCCCAAACGGTCCGAGCGCTCGATCAGGATGGTGTTCGCCTCGGGGATGTCCAGGCCCGTCTCGACGATGGTGGTGGAGAGGAGCACGTCGAAGGCCCCCCCCGCGAAGCCGAGCATGATCTCCTCCAGCTCCTCCTCGTTCATGCGCCCGTGCGCCACGCCAATGCGCGCTTCCGGGA
This Deinococcus aestuarii DNA region includes the following protein-coding sequences:
- a CDS encoding 4a-hydroxytetrahydrobiopterin dehydratase; translated protein: MSYHPYDPRMAFDAHRKLTDGDVQDLKPRGWWGDDGKLYRDFTFDTYQAGVDFVVRVAALAEEQGHHPDIRLSYRRVRVNYFTYDAGGVTGLDIAGAHAVDRLAEAGQP
- a CDS encoding acyl-CoA thioesterase, translating into MKLQIPDADVLWDSLPPARRHEMEVTVGSGDLDDLNHVNNTVYLAWCEGVARAHALRLGMGTDALIALGAVPVARQHTIVYHRPAYLGDRVRVRTALTVTGGVRSVRAYTLDRLGEDGQEVRLAECETEWVWVDPGSGRPKRTPQEVVRAFGF
- a CDS encoding Imm32 family immunity protein, giving the protein MPKLILDIPDYTLQDGLRAEWEEGFEISVRVEEGSVYLRANDAGLRSLARLLLGLTVEGVSDWAHWHLEDYNCLEEGSAPLTIGKLQADSQHTP
- a CDS encoding cyclase family protein translates to MIDISRQLVSGHPTWPGDPPFVVEPMAQIARGDSVNTSQLHASTHTGTHVDAPWHYDDAGLRLEELGLEPYVGRCLVVTARGPLVGPEVLEGLPQGLPPRLLLHTGQPAHWETFPGEFAAIDPALIRELSRRGVQLIGTDSPSVDPLTSKTLDAHAACRETGLLILEGLNLSHVPDGEYDLMCLPLPLARVDGAPARAVLFPAGSLPEAPPVGG
- a CDS encoding vWA domain-containing protein, which encodes MRRVSALMILLAGSLAHAQPAPSACALPAGPLPTQTRAVFILDTSGSMRGIGDGKADIFGRVKAAVRDYVRGAGPDQVELVTFDTGPRRVQSYALPGDAARWNADLAALRADGRNTYLYRSVARALAPLSTRERYATTVFILTDGIDNDPDDRASPAHALAAFRGRGPLDTLHYVALGTDIPAAARAALGASGYGDGLTVPVGQVPDLGRLGGGVLTVRDPGQVPVPLPEGAALTLAAGGAGDRVRLSGTQVTDGQVQLRVEGRVPPGTPALLCAQTAGGQVRRVLLRLNVAPAPSLTWLNPGADRTLAPGETVTLRYRLEEATTATLRPTPGLGGEVVRLPGGREFGVRLTNAGLEPGRAVTPVLTLAGGRSVPLAGVTAAGGGVAVLPRPTPPVSPNSSGPEGRGRLLPWLLAVLLGLIALGGLLLLARRRRSRARPRPPLPAAARPSPAPPPPTVEGLQYREDRTLALVGANGLVTAVSTPLGGPFDLGQVGRVPHLSGLRLEQAQGGLRVLRVPADLEVSQGARLLEGGDVIRPGTLLGVAVARPARSPWPPLGTLVGLGLPLRLRAEGVALHVVGPYGDHALTLPPGVTDLGEAFGAPVLAGLKLTRSGGHILLADVPASLTVRRATDGTSLRPGTHLPPEAHLDLPGEG
- a CDS encoding DNA topoisomerase subunit B: MTQTHDYDASSISILKGLEAVRKRPGMYVQGGTGVDGYHQLLTEIIDNAIDEGLGGFADEVHVIMHADGSATVTDNGRGIPVDLMKSEGRPAIEVIFTELHAGGKFGGGAYKVSGGLHGVGSSVVNALSTYLDVTVNKGGELHHIRFERGAVAVPLEVLGKTPGNVQWATQVTFHPDPGVFHEFENQFDYDRIRRRLRELAYLTGLKIVIRDERTELHAGDIKEETFHEKGGIANFARALVIDDGKLLYDQPIVMRGTHSDVEVEVAFIHANTYSSDNILTYANMIRTRDGGTPLTGFKTAYTRILNKYARDKNLIKAGNPVPGGDDLLEGIYCVVSVKLGDPQFESQAKVKLLNSEAQTAVNAVVGEKFAEFLEENPRVGRTIVEKAAEAARAREAARKARDIVRRSNPLENDDLPGKLADCSSQDPSESELFIVEGNSAGGSAKGGRERRFQAILPLRGKILNVEKAELNKILKNAEIRSLIGAIGAGVEGTGDNVHFDLSNLRYHKIIIMTDADMDGGHITTLLLTFFFRYMRPVVEQGHLYIAQPPLYRITVGAQTKNNKGTYLYTEEELKAHVARATKEGKKYEIQRFKGLGEMNAEQLWETTMNPEVRVLKRVSIEDLMDTNRIFEDLMGTDVTPRKDFIRENARFAEISV
- a CDS encoding S10 family peptidase — its product is MSEDQERQTAEQDAEVKVKVQVGEKGRPDEERSQDEVRVTHHRVTVNGRELHYTVTAGTLVLAEEKHAKEGESEGSKPRARVFFTAYALDGQPDPRGRSVTFSFNGGPGSSSVWLHLGVLGPRRVVMGDAGALTGPPYDLVDNEFTLLTHSDLVFIDPVSTGYSRVTEGEKPGDFHGFQKDIESVGDFIRLWTSRAGRWLSPKFLIGESYGTTRAAGLSGYLQERHGLYLNGILLVSSILDFSTVDFTPGHDLPYLVHLPTAAATAWYHGRLTARRTLPEVLREAEAFADGEYARALHAGSRLGAEERRRVAERYAELTGLSVDFVLRNDLRVTLDRFCKELLRDQNRTVGRLDSRFTGIDRDAGGEGPEYDPSLSAILGPYTAAMNHYVRVELGFESDLPYEIISGRVRPWSFKEFENTHVRVSDTLRKAMHQNPHLKILVTSGYYDFATPYHATRHTLDHLGLAPALRENIRETFYEAGHMMYVHLPSLERQSVDLASFIEWAVGRR
- a CDS encoding DUF559 domain-containing protein codes for the protein MSTRPSLRLCIELDGHSHDGSAAVEYDAERTWQLAAAGIQVARFRNAEVLGQFEGVCTAIDALCRGEAPF